From a region of the Salvelinus alpinus chromosome 2, SLU_Salpinus.1, whole genome shotgun sequence genome:
- the LOC139562385 gene encoding serine/arginine-rich splicing factor 3-like — translation MGEPAHLRDCPLDCKVYVGNLGNSGNKTELERAFGYYGPLRSVWVARNPPGFAFVEFEDPRDATDAVRELDGRTLSGCRVRVELSNGEKRSRSRGPPPSWSRRPGRDDYSSRRRGSPPVRRRSPRRRSISRSRSRSLSRDRRRDRSISRDRNHKPSRSFSRSRSRSRTAERK, via the exons ATGGGAG AACCTGCTCATCTCAGAGATTGTCCTCTTGATTGTAAGGTATATGTTGGGAACTTGGGCAACAGTGGAAACAAGACTGAGTTGGAGAGGGCGTTTGGGTACTATGGCCCTCTGCGTAGTGTGTGGGTGGCGAGGAACCCACCAGGCTTTGCCTTTGTCGAGTTTGAGGACCCAAGAGATGCAACTGATGCTGTGAGAGAATTGGATGGGAG GACTCTGTCTGGCTGCAGAGTGAGAGTTGAGTTGTCCAATGGTGAGAAACGCTCGAGGAGCCGCGGACCTCCACCCTCCTGGAGCCGTCGTCCTGGACGTGATGACTACAGCAGCAGGCGCCGTGGGAGCCCGCCTGTCAGACGCCG CTCTCCTAGGAGGAGGAGCATTAGCCGCAGTCGCAGCAG GTCTCTGTCTCGAGACCGAAGAAGAGATAGGTCTATCTCCAGAGACAGGAACCATAAACCTTCAAGATCCTTCTCAAGGTCCCGGAG CCGCTCTAGGACCGCGGAGAGAAAGTGA